A window of Metabacillus sp. B2-18 contains these coding sequences:
- the gyrA gene encoding DNA gyrase subunit A, whose amino-acid sequence MAENQGSHVIERNISNEMRESFLGYAMSVIVSRALPDVRDGLKPVHRRILYAMNDLGMTSDKPFKKSARIVGEVIGKYHPHGDSAVYETMVRMAQNFNYRYMLVDGHGNFGSVDGDSAAAMRYTEARMSKISMELIRDINKDTIDYQDNYDGSEREPVVLPARFPNLLVNGATGIAVGMATNIPPHQLGEVIDGVLAISKDPEITIPELMEIIPGPDFPTAGQIIGRSGIRKAYETGRGSITLRAKVEIEEKASGKQVIIVKEIPYQVNKAKLVEKIAELVRDKKIDGITDLRDESDRTGMRVVIEVRKDANANVLLNNLYKQTALQTSFGINMLSLVDGHPKVLNIKQMLHYYLEHQKVVIKRRTAFELRKAEARAHILEGLRIALDHLDAVIALIRSSQTTEIARNGLMEQFSLSEKQAQAILDMRLQRLTGLEREKIEEEYQSLVKLIAELKAILADEEKVLEIIREELTEIKERFNDERRTEIVAGGIESIEDEDLIPVENIVITLTHNGYIKRLPVSTYRTQKRGGRGIQGMGTNDDDFVEQLLTTSTHDTILFFTNKGKVYRAKGYEIPEFSRTAKGLPIINLLSVEKGEWVNAIIPVSEFVDDWYLFFTTKDGISKRSPLSQFANIRNNGLIAVGLREEDELISVKLTDGSKDIIIGTKNGMLIRFPESDVRSMGRTASGVKGISLDESDEVVGMEILEDDVDVLIVTSNGYGKRTPSEEYRIQSRGGKGLKTCNITEKNGPVVSVKAATGLEDIMLITASGVVIRMDVDTISKMGRNTQGVKLIRLDENVSVSTVALVQKEEESQDDMNEELEETEQQLENDSSEE is encoded by the coding sequence ATGGCGGAAAATCAAGGATCACATGTTATTGAGAGAAATATTAGTAATGAAATGCGAGAATCTTTTTTAGGCTATGCGATGAGTGTAATTGTGTCTCGTGCATTACCGGACGTTCGTGATGGACTGAAACCTGTTCATCGACGCATTCTCTATGCAATGAATGACTTAGGAATGACATCTGATAAACCATTTAAAAAATCAGCACGTATCGTTGGAGAGGTTATTGGTAAATACCATCCACATGGTGACTCGGCTGTTTATGAAACAATGGTTCGTATGGCGCAGAATTTTAACTATAGATATATGCTAGTAGATGGACACGGAAACTTTGGGTCAGTCGATGGAGACTCAGCAGCTGCAATGCGTTACACCGAAGCTCGTATGTCTAAAATATCAATGGAGCTAATCCGTGATATAAACAAAGATACAATTGATTATCAAGATAACTATGATGGCTCCGAAAGAGAACCAGTAGTCCTTCCAGCAAGATTCCCTAATTTACTTGTGAACGGTGCTACTGGAATTGCGGTAGGAATGGCAACAAATATCCCTCCACATCAATTAGGTGAAGTAATTGATGGCGTCCTAGCGATTAGTAAGGATCCAGAGATAACAATTCCTGAGCTTATGGAAATTATTCCTGGACCTGACTTCCCAACAGCTGGACAAATTATCGGAAGAAGCGGGATTCGAAAAGCTTATGAAACTGGCCGTGGATCAATTACTCTCAGAGCGAAGGTTGAGATTGAAGAAAAGGCTTCAGGTAAGCAAGTAATTATTGTTAAGGAAATTCCTTATCAAGTAAATAAAGCAAAGCTAGTTGAAAAAATCGCAGAGCTTGTTCGAGATAAAAAGATTGACGGAATCACAGACTTACGTGATGAATCTGACCGTACTGGAATGCGTGTTGTTATTGAGGTTCGTAAAGATGCGAATGCGAACGTATTACTTAATAACCTTTATAAGCAAACAGCGCTTCAAACAAGCTTTGGTATTAATATGCTATCTCTAGTAGATGGACATCCTAAAGTATTAAATATTAAGCAAATGCTTCATTACTATCTTGAGCATCAAAAAGTAGTGATTAAACGTCGTACTGCTTTTGAATTAAGAAAAGCAGAGGCACGTGCTCACATTTTAGAAGGTTTACGAATTGCCCTTGATCATTTGGATGCTGTGATTGCCTTAATTCGTAGCTCGCAAACAACTGAAATTGCCCGTAACGGATTAATGGAGCAATTTTCTTTAAGTGAGAAGCAAGCACAAGCAATTCTTGATATGAGACTTCAAAGATTAACAGGTTTAGAAAGAGAAAAAATTGAAGAAGAATATCAATCACTAGTGAAGCTAATTGCAGAACTAAAAGCAATTCTTGCGGATGAAGAGAAAGTACTTGAAATCATTCGTGAAGAGCTAACTGAAATTAAAGAGCGATTCAACGATGAACGCCGTACCGAAATTGTAGCAGGTGGAATTGAAAGCATTGAAGATGAGGATTTAATACCTGTAGAAAACATAGTTATTACATTAACTCATAATGGATACATTAAACGACTTCCTGTTTCAACATATCGTACACAAAAACGTGGTGGACGTGGTATACAAGGTATGGGAACAAATGATGATGACTTTGTTGAACAACTACTAACAACATCAACCCATGATACGATTCTTTTCTTTACAAACAAAGGTAAAGTATATCGAGCAAAGGGTTATGAAATACCTGAGTTTAGTAGAACAGCTAAAGGATTGCCGATCATAAATCTTCTAAGTGTAGAAAAAGGTGAGTGGGTTAATGCAATCATCCCGGTTTCAGAATTTGTAGATGATTGGTACTTATTCTTTACTACAAAGGATGGAATTTCAAAACGTTCTCCTTTATCTCAATTTGCCAACATCCGAAACAATGGTTTAATTGCAGTAGGTCTTCGTGAAGAAGATGAGCTTATTTCTGTAAAATTAACTGATGGTTCAAAGGATATCATCATCGGTACGAAGAACGGTATGCTTATCCGATTCCCAGAATCAGATGTTCGCTCAATGGGTAGAACAGCTTCAGGAGTAAAGGGAATCTCACTTGATGAAAGTGATGAAGTTGTAGGTATGGAAATTCTTGAAGATGATGTGGATGTACTAATTGTAACAAGCAATGGTTACGGTAAACGTACTCCTTCTGAGGAATATCGCATACAAAGTCGTGGTGGTAAAGGATTAAAAACTTGTAATATTACAGAGAAAAATGGTCCAGTTGTCTCTGTAAAAGCAGCTACTGGTCTAGAGGATATAATGTTGATTACAGCTAGCGGAGTTGTGATCCGTATGGATGTTGATACAATTTCGAAAATGGGCCGTAACACTCAAGGTGTAAAATTAATCAGACTTGATGAAAACGTATCTGTCTCTACTGTAGCATTAGTACAAAAAGAAGAAGAATCTCAAGATGACATGAATGAAGAACTGGAAGAAACAGAACAGCAGTTGGAAAATGACTCATCTGAAGAATAA
- a CDS encoding HD-GYP domain-containing protein yields MKIHISQLEEGCILSKPILSATNQPLAYKNTIITKHIKEALIAFLVKEVEVENILDNGREFKLAGYSNEQDETEDTVVEDSTLIKSFYHQYLEAVQAYKQLFISWQSGVQIDINKVRQAILPLVSEIEGNDEGVFKLYHYCKQEDYMYHHSVSVALVSAFLAQKLGYQKGEINQIALTGLLCDCGMSKVNPAILTKKVTLTEIEYKDIKQHPVHSYNLLKNIMSIKDGVKLGVLQHHERIDGSGYPLSVKAEKLHPYSKIVALADIYQAMVAVRPYRSKQSPFKVLEQIMEDEFGKFDLTIINELKKGITRFSTGTKVKLSDGLDAEIIFMDDNNPTRPMVKYLYSQEIISLKDRRELFIEEII; encoded by the coding sequence TTGAAGATTCATATTAGTCAATTAGAAGAAGGTTGTATCTTATCAAAGCCGATTTTATCAGCAACAAATCAACCTTTAGCATATAAAAACACAATTATTACAAAGCACATTAAGGAAGCTCTTATAGCATTCCTGGTAAAAGAAGTTGAAGTGGAAAACATTCTTGATAACGGCCGGGAATTCAAATTAGCTGGATATAGTAATGAGCAAGATGAAACAGAAGATACAGTGGTTGAAGATAGCACATTAATCAAATCGTTTTATCATCAATACCTGGAAGCTGTACAAGCTTATAAGCAGCTTTTTATTAGTTGGCAATCCGGTGTTCAAATTGATATCAACAAAGTAAGACAAGCGATTTTACCCCTAGTATCTGAAATTGAAGGTAATGATGAGGGAGTCTTTAAACTCTATCATTATTGTAAGCAGGAAGATTATATGTACCACCACAGTGTGTCTGTGGCGTTAGTAAGTGCCTTTTTAGCTCAAAAATTAGGGTATCAAAAGGGAGAAATAAATCAAATTGCTTTAACAGGATTGTTATGTGATTGCGGTATGTCAAAAGTAAACCCAGCGATCCTAACTAAAAAGGTAACATTAACTGAAATTGAATATAAAGATATTAAGCAACATCCGGTTCATAGCTATAATTTATTAAAAAATATTATGTCTATTAAAGATGGAGTAAAGCTAGGGGTACTCCAGCATCATGAACGAATAGATGGAAGCGGGTATCCCTTAAGCGTGAAAGCTGAAAAGCTTCATCCTTATAGCAAAATAGTAGCTTTAGCCGATATTTACCAAGCTATGGTTGCAGTAAGACCATATCGTAGTAAGCAGTCACCCTTTAAAGTGTTAGAACAAATTATGGAGGACGAATTCGGCAAATTTGATCTTACAATCATTAATGAATTGAAAAAAGGAATAACAAGGTTTTCTACAGGTACAAAGGTAAAGTTGTCAGATGGATTGGATGCAGAAATTATCTTTATGGATGATAATAACCCAACTAGACCTATGGTGAAATACTTGTATTCTCAAGAGATCATTTCGTTAAAAGATAGAAGAGAATTATTTATTGAAGAAATTATATAA